The Amycolatopsis umgeniensis DNA segment AAGTACGCGAAAAGGGTCGCCAGGACACCGGCGATCAGGCCCGCGAGCATGCCGCGGACCAGCAAGGACCTCATCATGGGGCGTATGCCGCCTAGTGGCAGGGGAAGGCCAGCAGGTGCCGGCCGTCGTGGACGAACTCGTGGACGTACGAGTTCGCGAACACCGACACCGCACCCTGCTCGGCGCTGATGAAGTACAGCGTGATCAGCGAAAGGAGGATGACGAGCACCGCCCAGGGCAGGATCTCGCGGACGGGGATCCGGATCGGGACGGGTACTGCGGCTACCGCTTGGGTCATGGCGGTGGGACCTCCTCGGGCTAGCGCGGCCTCTTCAGGGGTGATACGACGGCTCCGGGTCTGGCTTCCCCGAACCGGCTGGTCCGAGGTCACAGTGGCGCGACCGCGCGGAATCTCACCGCGTTCCGGGTGCCGTCGTCTGGCCGGTCGAGAGTAGGTCGCCACGAAGCGTCCGGTCAATGTGACCGAACCCAATCGGCCCATGCTCGTTACGGCGGCTCGTCGTGGCGGCGGGGCATGTCAAAATCCAGCCATGACACCTGCGGTGGCGGCACTCGATGTCGGCGGAACGTCCATCAAGGCGGCCTTGTACGACGCCGAGCTGAAAGACCTGGCCAGCCTGCGCGAGCCGACGGCCCGTGGAGCCGACGGCGAGGCGCTCGCGGACCAGGTCGCGCGGATCGTGGAAACGCTGGGCAAGCAGGCGGGCACCGGTACGCCGGACGCCGTCGGCGTGGTCATCCCCGGCATCGTCGACGACGTCGAGCGGGTGGCCCGGTTCTCGGCCAACCTCGACTTCCGGAACGTCCCGTTCGGCGAGATGCTCGACAGCAGGCTGGGGCTGCCGTTCGCGTTCGGGCACGACGTCCGAGCGGGCGGGCTGGCCGAGTTCCGCGTCGGCGCGGGCAAGGGCTGCACCGACGCCGCCTTCATCCCGGTCGGCACCGGGATCGCGGCGGCACTCCAGCTCGACGGGAAGCTGTACGCCGCAGGTGGCCAAGGCGGGGAAATCGGGCACATCGATGTCGGTCACCGGCTGCCGTGCGGCTGCGGCGCGACAGGATGCCTCGAGGCGATCTCCTCCGCGTCGGCCATCGCCCGCCGCTACAGCGAGCACACCGGACGTCCCGCCGAAGGTGCCGAGCAGGTGGTCGACGCCGCCCGCCATGGCGACGAGGCCGCGATCTCCGTGGTCAACGACGCGCTCGAAGGGCTCGGCCACGGGATCAAGACCCTGGTCACGTTGCTCGCGCCCGAGGTCGTCGTCCTCGGCGGCGGCCTGTTCACCGCGGGCGACTACGTCCTCGAGCCGGTGCGGGCCTGGCTGGCGGCGAACCTGCAGTTCCAGCGGATGCCCGAACTGCGGATCGCGCAGCTCGGCGACGAGGCGGGCAGGCTCGGCGCGGCCCTGCTGGCGCTGGACCGGCTCAAGCCTTGACCACCCGCACGCCTTCCTCCTCGAAGGCGTGCACTCGCTCGGGATCCGCGCGGCCGTCGGTGACGAGAACGTCGACGTCGGTGGTCGCGCAGATCTTCGCGAAGGCGTGACCACCGAGTTTCTCGCTGTCGGCGAGCACGACGACCTGGCGTGCGCGGGCCGCCATCAGCCGGTTCGTGCTCGCGTCGCCTTCGTGGTGTGCCTGCGCGCCGTGCACCGGGTCGAAAGCGTCCACGCCGAGGAACACCAGATCCAATGAGATCTGGTCGAGGAACAGATGCGACAGCGGCCCGGACAGGTCGAACGACTGCTGCCGGGCGACCCCGCCGGTCACCACGATCTTGATATTGGGCCGGACGGCGAGTTCGTGGGCGATGTTGAGCGCGTTCGTCACCACGGTGAGCAGAGGCCCGCCGCTCGGCTCGCCCATGTCCGGCCGGGTGGCGAGGGCGCGGCCCACCTCGGTGCTCGCCGTGCCGCCGTTGAGGCCGACGACCATGCCCGGGTCGACCATTTTCGCCGCGGCCGCGGAAATCCGCTGCTGTTCCGGTGCGTTGCGCGCGGCCTTGTGCCGGAGCGGAAGGTCGTAGGCGACGTTGCTCGCGACGGCGCCACCGCGGGTGCGGACCACGAGATTGCGGCCCGCCAGGTGATCGAGGTCCCGGCGGATCGTCGCGGGGGAAACGCCGAGTTCGCCGGCCGAAACTTCGACGTCGACTTTTTCCCGCTCTCCCACCATGTCCAATAAAGCCGTCAGCCGTTCATGCCGGTTCATCCGAGCTCCCTCCCCGAAGCGCGACATCGCTTACCGCACCGGACAAAGTACTACGCGTCGCGATACGGGCGGAGGGAAGCGGCAGGTTTGGGAAGCCGGGGAGAAACGGCGGGGAGCGGGCGCCGGCCACCCCCAGTGTGACCGGCGCCCAACCCATGGCCGGTACGCCCAGGACCGGCCCGCTTCGTAAGTTATCGCTCTCCGCTCCGGCCTGATATCCGGTTTGCGTCCATTCCGGTGACGTTTACCGGATAACCCGCCACCCGATCACCGGAACCGGCCACGGTGCGTGAGAAAATCAGCCCTTGCCGCCCAGTCCGCGCAGGAAAGCGAGTGACGGCATGAAGAA contains these protein-coding regions:
- a CDS encoding CbtB domain-containing protein, producing MTQAVAAVPVPIRIPVREILPWAVLVILLSLITLYFISAEQGAVSVFANSYVHEFVHDGRHLLAFPCH
- a CDS encoding ROK family protein; its protein translation is MAALDVGGTSIKAALYDAELKDLASLREPTARGADGEALADQVARIVETLGKQAGTGTPDAVGVVIPGIVDDVERVARFSANLDFRNVPFGEMLDSRLGLPFAFGHDVRAGGLAEFRVGAGKGCTDAAFIPVGTGIAAALQLDGKLYAAGGQGGEIGHIDVGHRLPCGCGATGCLEAISSASAIARRYSEHTGRPAEGAEQVVDAARHGDEAAISVVNDALEGLGHGIKTLVTLLAPEVVVLGGGLFTAGDYVLEPVRAWLAANLQFQRMPELRIAQLGDEAGRLGAALLALDRLKP
- a CDS encoding DeoR/GlpR family DNA-binding transcription regulator; the encoded protein is MNRHERLTALLDMVGEREKVDVEVSAGELGVSPATIRRDLDHLAGRNLVVRTRGGAVASNVAYDLPLRHKAARNAPEQQRISAAAAKMVDPGMVVGLNGGTASTEVGRALATRPDMGEPSGGPLLTVVTNALNIAHELAVRPNIKIVVTGGVARQQSFDLSGPLSHLFLDQISLDLVFLGVDAFDPVHGAQAHHEGDASTNRLMAARARQVVVLADSEKLGGHAFAKICATTDVDVLVTDGRADPERVHAFEEEGVRVVKA